In the genome of Ziziphus jujuba cultivar Dongzao chromosome 10, ASM3175591v1, the window GGGGAGCCGTTTTGTTGgcaaatgaccttttaaataaggtgcctcGAAAGGACCCagtaaagacaccctatgaattatggaaaggaagacaaccttcCTAGCTAAAGTTGTAGTACCCACTCCAAAAAGAGTGAAGATAGATCCTAAAACAGTTAATTGCATTTTCTTAAGATATGCataaaatagtagtgcatattggTTTCTTGTGTATAGGTAAGAAATTCCTGATATACACAAAACTACGAttatggaatcgagaaatgcatcatttttcgaacatatttttccTTATCAAGTGGAAGAAAGATCGAGTTCATCGAAACAAACTTATGATACTATCGAtgaagataatcatgatagtgaccaagaacaagaaactgatGTTGAGACGGAGGTTGTACTTAGACGTAACAAGAGAGTAATAAAGGAAAAATCCTATGGTCGTGATTTTCTTAcctatatgctagaaagtgaacctcaaagctttcAAGAAGCTATAAATTCTcttgaagggaatttatggaaagaagctgtaaaaagtgagatagattctattttacaaaatcacacttgggggttagtagatcttcctccaggttgtaaacctttaggttacaaatggatttttaaaaggaagatgaaagcagatggaactatagacaaatacaaggcaagacttgtaattaaatgatacaagcaacaagaaggtcttgattactttgatacttattctccaggaacgagaataaattccataaggataaTACTAGCGATCCTGCACTGCGGGATCtagaagtacatcaaatggatgtgaaaacagcatttcttaatggagatctagatgaagagaactatatggagcaacctgagggtttctccgctccaggacaagaaacgaaagtctgtagattggtgaagtccttgtatggacttcaacaagctccaaagcaatgacataaaaaatttgataatgccatgctaagtgatggatttaagataaatgagtGTGACAAGTGTATTTATGTAAaggatacagagaatggatatgtcattctttgcttgtatgtagatgacatactcattgtGGGTAGTGATGACCATATGATTCGAACTACgaaagccatgttaaattctaaatttgatatgaaagacatgAGACTTGCTGATGtaattttaggaataaaaatcaCAAGGACTTCGAAtagaatcattcttagtcaaacgcattatgtggataaaatattggctaagtttagtaaagatgatactaatatagccagaacacccatagatgtgagtttacacttatccaagaaTAAAGGAGATAGTGTATTTCAAGTCGAGTATGCAAgagtgattggaagtctgatgtatttaatgaattgtacaagaccagacttagcctacgctataaatagactaagtagatatacgagtaatccaaatgatgatcattggaaaggaatcgttagagtattaagatacttacgatatacttGTGAATATGAACTGCACTATACAAAATATCCgtctgtattagaaggatatagtgatgcaaattgaatatcagatatcaaggattcaaaatccactagtggctatgtatttacattagcgGATGCAGCCGTAACATGGAAATCCTCTAAACAGATAGTAATAGATCAATCCACGATGAAATATGAGTGCATctcattagataaatgtggtgaagaggccGAATGGCTACGCTAGTTTTTGGAAGACATTCCAAGGTGGCCTAAATCTGTGTCAGCAATAAGTATATATTGCGACAGTCAATCTGCTATTGGCAGggcacaaaatattatgtataatggaaagtctagacatattcgtcgtagacataattctattaaaaaactaatctcaactggagttatctcgatagactatgtaaagtcaaaagataacattacggatccgctaaccaaagggtaaaatagagaattagttgaaaAAACATCTAGATGAATGGGATTAAATCCCGTGAGTAAAGTTGATACGATGGAAActcaacctagttgactggagatcccaagatctaggttgaATGGGACAGCGCAACTGTAAAGACTAGTATGTTTCACTGTGGTGGTTAATCCTCTGCCTATTCCtgtgatgaaacagtgatagaaagaggttagacataaagtatgcttttaatgattcctataagtgtgtgtatAGTAATCTTTGCATAGTaatgctgattacattggaaaaGGAATCatctatgtgagagagaagagtggccgcttcaaaggagaattattAAGGGCATAATTCTCTAAAAACTCTTGCAGAATCAGGcaggtgttcaaggccaaaatgaacataacagtgagaactgaagtgtaccagaAAGGAttctgtgtgaactatgttgtcatttacacaatcGATGAAATGGTTCAAtgatatcgcatctaccattagtcagtaaagaagatatagtctcacaaggaaaaggttcaaagagtaacatctatctatcctatgcaggtttcaactgcagagctttaccaccagagtcttgcatagtagtcaaatcattcatgtgggggattgtaacatttgcaatgtttttttatttttttattttgaatgattttgaattaatggaCTTTAATGGGCCTTTATGTGCATTATTTGTGACCTTTTAACTATCCAAATGTGGGTTTTGACTTGATGGATGAATTTTTGGTAAAAAACAAGTTTTGGAATAATAATTCCCAACGggagaatcaatttgaaaagaagaaaaagagaaaaattagttttctacAGATTTTGGTTAGTGAGTGTGATAAAAATCAGGTACTCTGaaagtttaaggaaaatttaGGTGGTGTTTTGTTTGAGATTTCGAAttcgttgtatcctgggagactaCCGTCGGAAAACACTAGCACCGGTGGGATGGGAATAGTCTTAAGGACATTGTTGTACCACACAGGCCTCCGACCAATATTTCAACAAGCAgatcaaatttagaaaaatacacgttcccaattttttatttatttatttatttattttatttgatcatttttctatattttatttgtatcttcattccacatatatattcatatattatgtatatttttaataacataGAATGAGATCACAAAACCGGCCATGTAATCGGTCTTGATCTTAGTAGTTCTTGTCTTTGTGGTTCAATAAACTCCGGTTGCCAATTACTCTTTAGTAATCTTTCCCAACTCCAGTGCTGAACCTCGCTGACAATGACTTTAACTCCTCTCATATCCCTACAAGTATTGGCCAACTCTTTGAACTTGTATATATATCTCAACCTTTTTGCTTCATCCTTTTCTGGTCTAATCCTAGTTGAAACATTGCATCTTTCTAATCTTTGTTCCCTTGATTTGTCACTCAATACTGATCCCATTTCAGGGAAAAAATTGTTGAAACTTAAAAGACCAAACCTATGAAGCTTAGCTCAAAACTTGAGTAGCTTAGCACATCTAAATCTAAGTTTTGTGGATATAGATTTTGTTGTGCCTGATAACTTGGAAAATTTATCTTCCTTGACTTTCCTTGATTTGACAGATTCTGGGTTGCACAGTGAGTtccttataaaaatttttaacgTACCGAATCTACAGTTTATTAATATGAGATTCAATAAGGAATTGAGTGGTCGTTTGCTTGCTTTCCATTCAAAGATGGCTCTTAAGTCTTTGAGACTTGGAGGAACAATATTCTATGGTGAATTGCCAGCTCCAATTGGAAACCTTAGTTCTTTGATTGAATTGCGTATTAGAGGTAGCAATTTCTCAGGCTATGTTCCATCTTCAATTGGTAACCTTACTAAACTCACTTATTTGGACCTCGCAAACAACTCTTTTTGTGGCCTTATTCCTTCTTCCCTGCAAAATCTAACTCAGCTTTGATTTTTACAACTTAGTTACAATGGTTTTAGTGGTCAAACTTTGCCGTGGATTAGTAAGATGAGAAACCTAACTTTGTTGGATTTGACTAGGACCAATCTAGAGGGTGAAATACCATCTTCTTATGCAAATCTTACCAAAACTTTCTACTTTCTCACTCGCTTACAATCAGTTAATTGGGTCGGGTCCAATTTGGCTAGCAAACATGACCCAGTTGACTGATTTGTACCTTTTAAATAACAACTTGACTGGGTCGATTGACCTTGATACGTTCATAAACCATGATACTTTGTCTGTCGTTCAACAAGCTTTCTTTGTTCTCCAAAAATGCCACTCTTCGTGAGATGAGATTTCTTGAATTTTCTTCCTGCAACTTGAGCAAGAAACTGAAGTGGCTTGACTTACCCTACAACAATATTCATGGAACAATGCCACCCAAAATTGAATCTAAGTGGTCCAATGTAGAAGCTATTTACCGGAGGTTTAACATGTTACAAGGCTCACTCCCTATTCCTCCACCAACCACCACAGTTTATATGGCCTCCAACAATGAATTTTTAGGACAAATTTCACCATCCATTTGTGATCTCCATTCACTATTTTCTGTTGATTTATCTTTCAACAACTTGAGTGGTTAGCTTCCTACATGtttgccaaactttagtgattCTTTGACCCTATTGAAGCTGCAAAACAACAATTTCCAAGGCTCTATCCCAAACTCATGTAATACAGAGGGAAGCAGATTGCTTAATCTGATTGATATAAGCTCTAATTAATTAGGGGGTCCAATACCTAGATCATTATCCAATTGCAAAATGCTGGAGTACTTTCATGTTGGTGATAATTTGATCAGGAATGTTTTTCCTTTCTGGTTGGGAACTCTTCCCAATCTGAATGTCCTTTTACTGTGACTCAACATTTTTTATGGTTCAATATCTGCTATTATTGATGACAGAGATAGTTGGTTTTCGGAGCTGTGTATCATTGATCTGTCTTACAACCATTTCAATGGAAGCTTGCCTTCAAAGTATTTCCAGCACTGGAACGCCATGAAAATCGAGGACATGTCCAAGTTGAAATACATACATGCAAACAAGACGTTCGATGTGGAAAGATACGCCGTCAATCGAAATTTCAATTTCTCTATAACATTGACGAACAAAGGTATATAGACAACTTATATAAAGATTCAAGAACTTTTCACTGCCATTGATCTTTCAAGCAATAGACTCCAAGGGCAAATTCCAGAGTCAATTGGGCATTTAAAGGGCCTTCGTTTGCTAAACATTTCAAACAATATTCTTATGGGTCAAATTCTAATATCTTTATAAAAGCTTAGTGTGCTAGAGGTTCTAGACCTTTTTCGGAACAAGTTGTCCAGTGAGATACCTAAGCAGCTCACAAAGCTTAACTTCCTCAGCTTCTTTGATGTGTCGGATAATGATCTAAGTGGGACTATACCACGAGGGGGACAATTCGATACATTGCCGGAGAGTTCGTTCAACGGTAACTTTGGTTTGTCAATGAATGGGAATTCTGATGATGTTGACCAACATCCACCTTCAGTAGTGGGCCATTTCTTATTaagtatttattaataaaaatgtttaaaaaaaagtgtttatatTAGACGCCCTTAGCCTACTTTAAACAAActatatttctttcatcatattgacactttttgttttttgaataacAAGTTTGACACTATATACAATCTACAATCAACAAATTATAATGGACACGAAAATTTCGTAACTCTATTTTAATGTTGTcgttgttctcttttttttttttaatataaaaaaaagtgaaataacGTAATATGTATTAATAGCTTGCattttacttattcattatttataactattattaattatttatagaaCTCTTaactgtatatattttattttattacagtTTTCATGGAAATATGAAATAATGAAGGAGtctattttcataaataattaatatttttaatatttttttccaataaatatatatatatatatatattaggaatTTAATTGAGTTGAAATATTCTTATAGTTTTTTATACACGccacttaattttattttgaaaataaaataatacttttttttttttttaagaattcaacgttgaattttaacatttattgtttttttattttattttattataattggcCCGCCATGAACATCCTGGCTCCATTCCTATGTGCGCATCGTAGCTTGTTTGAACATATGAATCGTAgtcaaaagtttttttctttttctttttttttttaaaaaaaaaaattccgaaACGGCTctctatatgtttttttatatggCACCGTTAAATTTTGTTCTCTGATTCGCTTGACGCATATGACAATAACGGTGAATATGCATATCGTCTTTCTGTCGCATTCAACGATATTGATCTGAGTTGGAATATCTGTGCTCCTTTGGAAGCCACCGAGTCTAGGCTGCTATTTGTATGCCTTTTTTTGGTTCAATGAATCCCAAATttagctattaaaaaaaaaaaaaaaagaaaaaaaaactatttattgtcaaagaaagaaaatttccaACTGTTTGTCGTCAAGTAAAGAAAAAGCAGTATCCACTTGAGCCATCATTTGTCAATCTTACTGTTGGAATATGTTTCCATCTAACTTCTCGTCgtcaaagaaacaaaatttccaACTATTTCTcgtccaagaaaaaaaaaattatgcaccAATTAAATCAAACGATtggagaataaaataattagcaaagtttaatttaattttaattattaaaaatttttaattaattaatttagagtTTTATAATTGTATCTAAATGTATGTATAAATCCTCAAAATCaatgaaatttcaatttatatgaaaatagatAACTCAAATTCTTCATACACTTTTAAGTATAGCTTAAATACTTCATGCATTTTCAAGTGGAATTGTtgcaattttctattttaaaattttaatttatatatgtgcAAATCgtatgattttttaatttctaatcgATATGAGATtaatatcatttaattaatcttgtaaaaaaatattttaataaataaaactgttaatttggaaaattcaaattaataccCCCAAACACTCACTAAAGATTATCCAGCCTTGTTAAgaattattggttttttttttaatttttatttttattttttattatcatcgAAAGCTTTTATTCCTTTCTTTTCAAATGGTTGACCCACGTCATGTCCCTTTCAACTTTTAACGTTGGAACAAAATACTTCCATCGTTatcaaatttttgttattatccTAATACTAATAATGACACCCCTCAAATTTCaacatttcatatatatatataataatgacttgtttatttttgcaaataCTGTTTCCAAATGAGAATATACTACTATATGTTAGGTATTGGAGTAgacatatcaattaataattttaaactaaaattctAATTAGGTAAATAATAGTTTTTATCAATTGCCttagttatttttgtttcttttttttttttgaaaaaatattattttttaataactgtgttaatgaaaatattaattttaatattttaggaagaaaataatcatatttatgaataaaatattaattttaatctatttttaaatttttatacaaaatattatttgtaatattttttaacaaaatatgattttaatatttatttcaaagaaaatatatttttaatattttttaagaaaatattatttcttaatctagataataataaaatttttggattatattatttggtaaaataGTATAAT includes:
- the LOC125421021 gene encoding receptor-like protein 43; the protein is MGHRAADYRLPKRKRNIETTMMEHITREVDEIDLSAIVYEVNLVGSNPREWWIDTGATRHMCVDRSMFTSFEPKANGEKLFMGNFAYLEIQGEGKIVLKMTFGKDLTLNNVLYVPDIRKNLVSRSLLSKHDFVVPDNLENLSSLTFLDLTDSGLHSEFLIKIFNVPNLQFINMRFNKELSGRLLAFHSKMALKSLRLGGTIFYGELPAPIGNLSSLIELRIRGSNFSGYVPSSIGGPIPRSLSNCKMLEYFHVGDNLIRNVFPFWLGTLPNLNVLLLDSWFSELCIIDLSYNHFNGSLPSKYFQHWNAMKIEDMSKLKYIHANKTFDVERYAVNRNFNFSITLTNKEVLDLFRNKLSSEIPKQLTKLNFLSFFDVSDNDLSGTIPRGGQFDTLPESSFNGNFGLSMNGNSDDVDQHPPSVVGHFLLSIY